One genomic window of Oncorhynchus clarkii lewisi isolate Uvic-CL-2024 chromosome 5, UVic_Ocla_1.0, whole genome shotgun sequence includes the following:
- the LOC139408270 gene encoding one cut domain family member 2-like isoform X3: MKTAYNAYRCLSKDLDAYAMNPEMTMDSIGNLHGGLSHDQDLMNSHSPHHNRNAGASVRLHQDLAAASSRSAMVSSMATILDGAGEYRPELSLPLHHAMSMPCDTSPPGMGMNGTYTTLTPLQPLPPISTVSDKFHHPHHHHHHHQRLSGNVSGSFTLMRDERCLPAMNNLYSPYHKDMTGMGQSLSPLASSPLGNGLGSLHNTQQNLHNYGTHGHDKMLSSNFDAHTAMLSRGDQHLSRGLGGPTAGMMPHLNGMHHSGHPGHPQSHGPVLASNRDRPPSSSAQQGNNSGQLEEINTKEVAQRITAELKRYSIPQAIFAQRVLCRSQGTLSDLLRNPKPWSKLKSGRETFRRMWKWLQEPEFQRMSALRLAGKTSVQKKRTRPKQGKEQYTKEIPAGFY, from the coding sequence ATGAAGACTGCCTATAACGCCTATCGATGCCTGTCCAAGGATCTGGATGCCTACGCCATGAACCCAGAGATGACAATGGACAGCATTGGCAATCTGCATGGCGGACTGAGCCATGACCAGGACTTGATGAACAGCCACAGCCCCCATCACAACCGGAACGCGGGGGCTTCTGTGCGGTTACATCAGGATCTGGCTGCTGCATCGTCGCGGTCCGCCATGGTGTCCAGCATGGCAACGATTCTGGACGGAGCCGGAGAGTACCGACCAGAATTGTCTCTCCCGCTCCATCACGCTATGAGCATGCCGTGTGATACATCCCCGCCGGGGATGGGTATGAACGGCACATACACCACGTTAACTCCACTTCAACCTTTACCCCCAATTTCAACCGTTTCGGACAAATTCCACCATCcgcatcaccatcaccatcaccaccagcgTCTCTCTGGGAACGTAAGCGGGAGTTTCACGCTGATGCGGGACGAGAGGTGTTTACCAGCAATGAACAACCTCTACAGTCCCTATCATAAGGACATGACCGGGATGGGTCAGAGTTTATCCCCCCTGGCCAGCAGCCCTCTTGGCAATGGCTTGGGTTCTCTTCATAATACACAGCAAAACCTCCATAACTATGGCACTCATGGGCACGACAAGATGCTAAGCTCCAACTTCGATGCCCACACTGCCATGCTGTCCAGGGGTGATCAACACCTCTCACGAGGCCTCGGTGGCCCCACGGCAGGTATGATGCCGCATTTGAACGGGATGCACCACAGTGGGCACCCGGGCCACCCTCAATCCCACGGGCCTGTGTTGGCTTCCAACCGGGACAGACCGCCCTCCTCCTCGGCACAACAAGGTAACAACTCGGGGCAGCTTGAAGAGATCAACACCAAAGAAGTGGCACAAAGGATCACAGCTGAACTGAAGCGGTATAGCATCCCCCAGGCTATATTCGCTCAGAGGGTGCTGTGTCGCTCGCAAGGCACCCTTTCAGACCTCTTAAGGAACCCCAAACCTTGGAGTAAACTTAAATCTGGAAGGGAGACCTTTCGAAGAATGTGGAAGTGGCTGCAGGAACCCGAGTTTCAGAGGATGTCAGCCCTACGGCTTGCAGGTAAGACAAG